The Sagittula sp. P11 genome window below encodes:
- a CDS encoding TRAP transporter small permease, with amino-acid sequence MKTIVPSILARADSGARLVAILAAAIMVCVVTAQVVMRYGFNASFDWADEVSRLAFVTTIFVAIPLGIRDGTHVGVDLMVDRLPLLPRRLVRRFTSALGGAMLLIVTWATFDVAAATWTERMGAIDITSSVFFFPVIAGALHSALHLLHMAVDPDTPLP; translated from the coding sequence ATGAAGACGATCGTTCCCTCGATCCTTGCGCGCGCCGACAGTGGCGCGCGCCTTGTCGCGATCCTCGCGGCAGCCATCATGGTCTGCGTGGTCACCGCACAGGTGGTCATGCGCTACGGCTTCAACGCCTCTTTCGACTGGGCGGACGAGGTGTCGCGCCTCGCTTTCGTCACCACCATTTTCGTCGCCATCCCGCTGGGCATCCGCGACGGCACGCATGTGGGCGTGGACCTGATGGTCGACCGCCTGCCCCTGCTGCCCCGGCGTCTTGTCCGCCGTTTCACCAGCGCGCTTGGCGGGGCGATGCTGTTGATCGTCACCTGGGCCACCTTCGACGTTGCCGCCGCCACCTGGACCGAGCGGATGGGCGCCATCGACATCACCTCCTCCGTCTTCTTCTTTCCCGTCATCGCGGGCGCGCTGCATTCGGCGCTGCACCTGCTGCACATGGCGGTCGACCCGGACACACCCCTGCCATGA
- a CDS encoding TRAP transporter large permease, with the protein MSLAVIACFFVLGFLGMPLAFSLGCAALFGLWLAGFDPSIMPSRMMNAVNSFPLMSIPLFMIAGELMLKGGIMDRLVDFANAFIGRMRGGLAQVSIIAGAGLASVSGAAVADASALSSTLVPSLKKQYGLGFSSGVVAAAANLGPIIPPSGAMIVYAFMAGSTVSVGGLFMAGVVPGLILFLTLMALCWFISWKRDYPLVGDGFTFRNALRQTRRSLIVFMMPVVVIGGIVAGAFTPTEGAAIGVCYALVIGFFVTGKLKVSDLPGVLLTAAKTTAMVGAMIAFASTVTFLFTIDLLPIKLAGAIKGLTDSPMVFLLLVALMMLVVGMFLESNAANIMLVPLFHPIALQFGIDPLHFGFLFVLNLVIGMLTPPVGVILFVVCGITGVKMTELVRESWPFIAAMYAVLFLCMIFPGVVTALPRAMGY; encoded by the coding sequence ATGAGCCTCGCCGTCATCGCCTGTTTCTTTGTCCTGGGGTTCCTCGGGATGCCGCTCGCCTTTTCGCTGGGCTGTGCCGCGCTGTTCGGCCTGTGGCTGGCGGGGTTCGATCCGTCGATCATGCCAAGCCGCATGATGAACGCGGTCAACTCCTTCCCGCTGATGTCCATCCCGCTTTTCATGATCGCCGGAGAGCTCATGCTGAAAGGCGGGATCATGGACCGGCTGGTGGACTTCGCCAACGCCTTCATCGGGCGGATGCGCGGCGGGCTGGCGCAGGTGTCGATCATCGCGGGCGCGGGGCTGGCGTCTGTCTCGGGCGCGGCGGTGGCGGATGCCTCCGCTCTGTCGTCGACCCTGGTGCCCTCGCTCAAGAAGCAATACGGCCTTGGCTTTTCTTCGGGCGTGGTGGCGGCTGCCGCCAACCTCGGCCCGATCATCCCGCCGTCGGGCGCGATGATCGTCTATGCCTTCATGGCGGGGTCCACAGTCTCGGTCGGCGGGCTGTTCATGGCAGGCGTCGTGCCCGGCCTCATCCTGTTCCTGACGCTGATGGCGCTCTGCTGGTTCATCTCGTGGAAGCGGGACTACCCGCTTGTGGGCGACGGTTTCACCTTCCGCAACGCCCTGCGCCAGACGCGGCGGTCGCTCATCGTCTTCATGATGCCCGTGGTCGTCATCGGCGGTATCGTCGCGGGCGCCTTCACACCGACCGAGGGCGCGGCCATCGGCGTGTGCTACGCGCTGGTCATCGGCTTCTTCGTCACAGGCAAGCTTAAGGTCTCGGACCTGCCGGGCGTGCTGCTGACCGCCGCCAAGACCACGGCCATGGTCGGCGCGATGATCGCCTTCGCCTCCACCGTGACCTTCCTTTTCACCATCGACCTGCTGCCCATCAAGCTGGCCGGCGCGATCAAGGGGCTGACCGACAGCCCGATGGTCTTCCTGCTGCTTGTCGCGCTGATGATGCTGGTGGTGGGCATGTTCCTTGAATCGAACGCCGCCAACATCATGCTCGTGCCGCTGTTCCACCCCATCGCCCTGCAGTTCGGCATCGACCCGCTGCACTTCGGCTTTCTCTTCGTGCTGAACCTCGTGATCGGGATGCTGACGCCGCCGGTGGGCGTGATCCTCTTCGTGGTCTGCGGCATCACCGGCGTGAAGATGACGGAACTGGTGCGCGAAAGCTGGCCCTTCATCGCGGCGATGTACGCGGTGCTGTTCCTCTGCATGATCTTCCCGGGGGTGGTGACGGCCCTGCCGCGCGCCATGGGCTACTAA
- a CDS encoding aspartate/glutamate racemase family protein, whose product MRILFANPNTSEAMAGVMAAEARRIAAPDTVIDVCSAPFGSAYIATRGEAAVAGHALLSALALHYDVHDVVIVGAFIVPAVTAAAKEMCPVPLIATGEAGLAAASLLGQALSILSIGAPARRMTEETVAATGLADRVVSIRDVGMTGTELTEDQPRGDAAAIALSLAAVEEDRADVIVLGAGSMEGMAARIQPEVPVPVVSPVGAAVCMAEMVHRLGLPKASAGGLARPSGIEMTGLDPALTRFFRGD is encoded by the coding sequence ATGCGAATCCTCTTTGCCAACCCCAACACGTCGGAGGCCATGGCAGGGGTCATGGCGGCTGAGGCCCGGCGCATCGCCGCGCCGGACACGGTGATCGACGTGTGCTCGGCCCCCTTCGGGTCGGCCTATATCGCCACCCGGGGGGAGGCGGCGGTGGCCGGTCACGCGCTCCTGTCGGCGCTGGCCCTGCACTACGACGTCCATGACGTGGTGATCGTCGGGGCCTTCATCGTGCCCGCGGTCACGGCGGCTGCGAAGGAGATGTGCCCGGTGCCACTGATCGCCACGGGCGAGGCGGGGCTGGCGGCGGCGTCGCTGCTCGGGCAGGCGCTCTCGATCCTGTCCATCGGCGCGCCCGCGCGGCGGATGACGGAAGAGACGGTGGCCGCCACCGGGCTGGCGGATCGCGTCGTCTCGATCCGAGACGTCGGCATGACCGGGACGGAACTGACCGAGGATCAGCCGCGCGGCGATGCGGCGGCCATCGCTCTGTCGCTGGCCGCGGTGGAGGAGGACCGCGCCGATGTCATCGTGCTTGGCGCAGGCTCGATGGAGGGGATGGCCGCCCGTATCCAGCCGGAGGTGCCGGTGCCCGTCGTCTCGCCCGTGGGCGCGGCGGTCTGCATGGCCGAGATGGTCCACCGGCTGGGCCTGCCGAAAGCCTCCGCCGGAGGTCTTGCCCGGCCTTCCGGGATCGAGATGACCGGACTGGACCCGGCGTTGACGCGCTTCTTCCGCGGGGACTGA
- a CDS encoding polysaccharide deacetylase family protein gives MTLPWSYSALPARPEGTWPNGARVALWVAVGVESYRPDDGMTEDILPRGAAPDLVNAAWRDYGNRAGAFRLFDRLAAAGIRPVVLLNTDVYDEAPEVLTAARAAGAEIVGHGRSNSDSLAALPEGAEAGYVAGVLSRIAEEEGDAPGGWSSPWLAHTPTSLASLQGAGYRYLLDLRLDDQPVWLRAGAGRLLSIPYAAELNDSTTMIGRQADARSFAAMLRDEAAELLTSKHPVVMSVVLHSFISGQPWRLRPVAQALAEVAGRDGVWCATPSEIYDAVLADPALAVG, from the coding sequence ATGACCCTGCCGTGGTCCTATTCCGCGCTTCCTGCGCGCCCCGAAGGCACATGGCCCAACGGCGCGCGGGTGGCGCTCTGGGTGGCGGTAGGGGTCGAGAGCTACCGGCCCGACGATGGCATGACGGAGGATATCCTGCCGCGTGGTGCCGCGCCCGACCTCGTGAACGCCGCCTGGCGCGATTACGGCAACCGGGCAGGGGCGTTCCGCCTGTTCGACCGGCTGGCCGCCGCGGGCATCCGCCCGGTGGTGCTTCTGAACACCGATGTCTATGACGAGGCGCCCGAGGTCCTGACCGCCGCCCGCGCCGCGGGGGCCGAGATCGTGGGCCACGGGCGCTCCAACTCCGACAGCCTGGCGGCGCTGCCCGAAGGGGCTGAGGCGGGCTATGTCGCCGGGGTCCTTTCGCGCATCGCGGAGGAAGAGGGGGACGCGCCCGGCGGCTGGTCCTCACCTTGGCTGGCGCATACGCCGACCTCGCTGGCCAGCCTTCAGGGCGCGGGGTATCGCTACCTGCTGGACCTGAGGCTGGACGACCAGCCGGTATGGCTGAGGGCCGGGGCGGGGCGCCTCCTGAGCATCCCCTATGCCGCCGAGCTGAACGACAGCACCACCATGATCGGCCGCCAGGCGGACGCGCGCAGCTTTGCCGCCATGCTCCGGGACGAGGCGGCGGAACTTCTGACGTCGAAGCACCCGGTTGTGATGAGCGTCGTGCTGCACAGCTTCATATCCGGCCAGCCGTGGCGGCTGCGGCCCGTGGCCCAGGCGCTGGCCGAGGTGGCCGGGAGGGACGGCGTCTGGTGCGCTACCCCGTCCGAGATCTACGACGCGGTCCTCGCGGACCCTGCGCTGGCGGTCGGGTGA